Proteins found in one Coffea eugenioides isolate CCC68of chromosome 5, Ceug_1.0, whole genome shotgun sequence genomic segment:
- the LOC113770623 gene encoding uncharacterized protein LOC113770623, translating to MEVEASFRVVSRIHCQAVPYCNPICNYQTLNLHFPYHHRPPHLSNASFHTLKNCCCKAAAKESSTKAVEKGRKMSADDSHDLKLSSLTALCPLDGRYWAKVKELAFFMSEYGLIRFRVLVEVKWLLKLSQVPEIPEVPSFSKDAETYLQGLIDGFSLDDAMEVKKIEKVTNHDVKAVEYFLKQRCQSHPEIGKVLEFFHFACTSEDINNLAHALMLKEALSMVMLPAMDEVISAISDMAMENAHIPMLSRTHGQPASPTTLGKEMAIFAFRLSWEKRDISKVKILGKFAGAVGNYNAHLVAYPDINWPQVAEEFVTSLGIDFNPYVPQIEPHDYMGKLFHSIIQFNNILVDFDRDIWGYVSLGYFKQITKAGEIGSSTMPHKVNPIDFENSEGNLGVANAGLSHLSMKLPISRWQRDLTDSTVLRNMGVGLGHSLLAYRNTLMGIGKLQVNEASLSEDLDHTWEVLAEPIQTVMRRYGVPEPYEKLKEVTRGRAVTQGSMREFIKNLDIPGDAKMMLLNLTPQTYVGAAAELAKNIKTAINLVNGVRFS from the exons ATGGAAGTGGAGGCTAGTTTTAGGGTGGTATCTCGTATTCATTGCCAAGCAGTGCCGTATTGCAATCCAATCTGCAATTATCAAACCTTAAACCTCCATTTTCCCTACCATCACCGTCCTCCCCACCTCTCAAATGCttcatttcacacactcaaaAACTGCTGCTGCAAAGCTGCTGCAAAAGAGAGCAGTACCAAAGCTGTAGAAAAA gGAAGGAAGATGTCTGCTGATGATTCACATGATTTAAAGCTCTCAAGCTTAACAGCTCTGTGTCCTCTTGATGGACGTTATTGGGCTAAGGTCAAGGAGCTAGCTTTTTTTATGAGTGAATATGGTTTAATTCGCTTTAGGGTTTTAGTTGAG GTGAAATGGTTGttaaaactttctcaagttCCTGAAATTCCTGAGGTTCCAAGCTTCTCTAAAGATGCTGAGACTTATCTGCAAGGCTTGATTGATGGATTTAGCTTGGATGATGCCATGGAAgtcaagaaaattgagaaagtgaCTAACCATGATGTTAAGGCAGTGGAATACTTTTTGAAGCAAAGGTGCCAGTCACACCCAGAGATAGGAAAG GTGCTCGAGTTTTTCCACTTTGCCTGTACGTCTgaagacattaacaatcttgcTCATGCACTTATGCTGAAAGAAGCTCTTTCTATGGTGATGTTACCTGCTATGGATGAAGTGATTTCAGCCATAAGTGACATGGCTATGGAAAATGCTCACATTCCTATGCTTTCTCGCACCCATGGACAG CCAGCTTCACCTACAACCTTGGGAAAGGAAATGGCAATTTTCGCATTCAGGTTAAGTTGGGAAAAGCGggatatttcaaaagttaaaataCTTGGGAAGTTTGCTGGTGCTGTTGGAAACTATAATGCACATCTTGTGGCGTATCCTGATATCAATTGGCCGCAAGTTGCGGAGGAATTTGTGACATCTCTTGGAATTGATTTCAATCCCTATGTGCCGCAA ATTGAACCTCATGACTACATGGGCAAACTTTTTCATTCTATAATCCAGTTCAACAACATTCTAGTTGATTTTGATAGAGACATCTGGGGATATGTCTCTTTAGGTTACTTCAAGCAG ATAACTAAAGCTGGTGAGATTGGGTCTTCTACAATGCCTCACAAGGTTAACccaattgattttgaaaatagcGAAGGAAATCTTGGAGTGGCTAATGCAGGGTTGTCCCATTTAAGCATGAAGTTACCTATTTCACGCTGGCAG AGGGACTTGACTGATTCTACTGTTCTGAGAAACATGGGTGTAGGTTTAGGACATTCTCTGCTAGCCTACAGGAATACATTAATGGGCATTGGGAAGCTTCAG GTCAATGAAGCTTCCCTGAGTGAAGACTTGGACCACACGTGGGAGGTGCTTGCAGAACCAATACAAACT GTCATGCGAAGATATGGTGTCCCAGAGCCTTATGAAAAACTGAAGGAGGTAACAAGAGGAAGAGCGGTGACCCAAGGGAGCATGAGAGAATTTATTAAGAACCTGGATATACCAGGAGATGCAAAGATGATGCTCTTGAATTTAACACCCCAAACTTATGTTGGAGCAGCGGCTGAATTGGCAAAAAACATAAAGACAGCCATAAATTTAGTGAATGGGGTTAGGTTCTCCTAA